One segment of Zonotrichia albicollis isolate bZonAlb1 chromosome 4, bZonAlb1.hap1, whole genome shotgun sequence DNA contains the following:
- the CREBL2 gene encoding cAMP-responsive element-binding protein-like 2 yields MDDSKVVGGKVKKPGKRGRKPAKIDLKAKLERSRQSARECRARKKLRYQYLEELVSSRERAICALREELEMYKQWCMAMDQGKIPSEIKALLTGEEQGKAQQNSTKLAKAAKTDANSSNP; encoded by the exons ATGGATGACAGCAAG GTGGTTGGAGGCAAGGTAAAGAAACCAGGCAAACGAGGTCGTAAACCAGCCAAAATAGACTTGAAGGCAAAACTTGAAAGAAGTCGTCAGAGTGCAAGAGagtgcagagccaggaagaaGCTGAGGTACCAGTACCTGGAAGAACTGGTTTCAAGCAGAGAGAGAGCCATCTGTGCTCTCAGAGAAGAGCTTGAAATG TACAAGCAGTGGTGCATGGCCATGGACCAAGGGAAAATCCCCTCGGAAATAAAAGCCCTGCTAACTGGAGAGGAGCAAGGCAAAGCACAGCAGAACTCAACCAAACTTGCCAAGGCTGCAAAGACAGACGCAAACAGCAGCAATCCCT GA